In the Magnolia sinica isolate HGM2019 chromosome 15, MsV1, whole genome shotgun sequence genome, one interval contains:
- the LOC131227481 gene encoding E3 ubiquitin-protein ligase RSL1-like — MEESSNSNILLEVVDDFYIALLNEEDFIPISDEKFAVELQLQEAYFSSFLSYLPRPSLETSIEPSSKKNKTTPTKSDTLVITETGESSGNFCDICAEVKPPHEMFVNKNCSHVFCNDCISKHVAVKIQENIAMVICPGLKCKGVIEPDLCHPIIPPQVFERWEAALSESMVLGSQRFYCPFKDCSVLLIDDGDDVVTQSECPNCRRLFCAQCKVAWHSGVGCEEYKRLDEDEKGRDDLMVMELVKSKQWKRCSSCKFYVEKTEGCLHMTCRCGFQFCYQCGSDWSAHTSCNMT; from the exons aTGGAAGAATCATCAAACTCAAATATCTTACTCGAAGTAGTAGATGATTTCTATATAGCTCTCCTAAATGAAGAAGATTTCATACCAATCTCAGACGAGAAGTTTGCAGTAGAATTACAGCTCCAGGAAGCTTATTTTTCATCGTTTCTATCTTATCTCCCACGCCCATCTCTCGAAACTTCGATCGAACCGTCTTCAAAGAAGAACAAGACGACTCCGACGAAATCCGACACGTTGGTTATTACCGAAACCGGCGAATCTTCGGGAAACTTCTGCGACATATGTGCGGAGGTGAAACCACCACATGAAATGTTCGTGAACAAGAACTGTTCTCATGTGTTTTGCAACGATTGCATAAGCAAGCACGTTGCTGTGAAGATTCAAGAAAACATAGCAATGGTGATATGTCCTGGTTTGAAATGTAAAGGGGTGATAGAACCTGATCTCTGCCATCCGATCATCCCTCCCCAAGTGTTTGAGAGGTGGGAAGCGGCTCTTTCTGAGTCGATGGTTCTTGGGTCACAGAGATTTTACTGCCCTTTCAAGGACTGCTCGGTGCTTCTGATCGACGATGGAGATGATGTTGTTACACAATCGGAGTGCCCGAATTGCCGGAGATTGTTCTGTGCACAGTGTAAGGTGGCATGGCACTCGGGTGTTGGGTGCGAAGAGTATAAGAGattggatgaagatgagaagGGGAGAGATGATCTGATGGTGATGGAGCTTGTTAAGTCAAAGCAGTGGAAGAGATGTTCCAGCTGCAAGTTCTATGTGGAGAAGACAGAAGGTTGTTTGCATATGACTTGCAG GTGCGGTTTTCAGTTTTGTTACCAATGCGGATCGGACTGGTCTGCTCATACTAGCTGCAACATGACATAG
- the LOC131227482 gene encoding E3 ubiquitin-protein ligase RSL1-like, producing MEESSNSNALLQVVDDFYIALLNEEDLIPISDEKFAVELQLQEAIFSSILPYLQRPSLEIKIEPSSNKNKMTPTKSETLVKTERGESSGSFCNICTDLKDPHEMFVNKNCSHVFCNNCISKHIAVKIQESIAMVLCPGFECKGVLEPDLCRPIIPTQVFDRWEAALSESMVLGSQRFYCPFKDCSVLLIDDGGDVVTQSECPNCRRLFCAQCKVTWHSGVSCEEYKGLNEDEKGRDDLMVMEVAKSKQWKRCSRCKFYVEKTEGCVHMTCRCGFQFCYQCGSDWSNHTSCNPT from the exons ATGGAAGAATCATCTAACTCAAATGCCTTACTCCAAGTTGTAGATGATTTCTATATTGCTCTcttaaatgaagaagatcttatACCAATCTCAGATGAGAAGTTTGCAGTAGAATTACAGCTCCAGGAAGCTATTTTTTCATCAATTCTCCCTTATCTCCAACGCCCATCTCTCGAAATTAAGATCGAACCGTCATCAAATAAGAACAAGATGACTCCGACGAAATCCGAGACGTTGGTTAAAACCGAACGCGGCGAATCTTCGGGAAGCTTCTGCAACATATGCACGGATCTGAAAGACCCACATGAAATGTTCGTGAACAAGAACTGTTCCCATGTGTTTTGCAACAATTGCATAAGCAAGCACATTGCTGTGAAGATCCAAGAAAGCATAGCAATGGTGTTATGTCCTGGTTTCGAATGTAAAGGGGTTTTAGAACCTGATCTCTGCCGTCCAATCATCCCCACCCAAGTGTTCGATAGGTGGGAAGCTGCTCTTTCTGAGTCGATGGTTCTTGGGTCGCAGAGATTTTACTGCCCTTTCAAGGACTGCTCGGTGCTTCTGATCGATGATGGAGGTGATGTCGTGACACAATCAGAGTGCCCGAATTGCAGGAGATTGTTCTGCGCACAGTGCAAGGTGACGTGGCACTCTGGCGTTAGTTGTGAAGAGTATAAGGGATTGAATGAAGATGAGAAAGGGAGAGATGATCTGATGGTGATGGAGGTTGCTAAGTCAAAGCAGTGGAAGAGATGTTCCCGCTGCAAGTTCTATGTGGAGAAGACAGAAGGTTGTGTACATATGACTTGCAG GTGTGGTTTTCAGTTTTGCTACCAATGCGGATCGGACTGGTCCAATCATACTAGCTGCAACCCGACTTAG
- the LOC131227480 gene encoding E3 ubiquitin-protein ligase RSL1-like, whose product MEESSNSNTLLEVVDDFYIALQNEEGLIPISDEKFAVELQLQEVIFSSILLILSTPSLETAIIPSSENNDTTPTESNTLVITETGESSRSFCDICVEVKRPHEMFMNKNCSHMFCNDCISNHVAVKIQESIAMVICPGLECKGVLEPDLCRPIIPTQVFERWEAALSESMVLGSQKFYCPFKDCSTLLIDDGGDVVRQSECPNCRRLFCAQCKVAWHSGIGCEEYKGLHEDEKGRDDLMVMELVKSKEWKRCSRCKFYVEKTEGCMHMTCRCGFQFCYRCGLTWSLIHSCSCNTT is encoded by the exons atggaagaatcttcaaactcaaataCCTTACTCGAAGTAGTAGATGATTTCTATATAGCTCTCCAAAATGAAGAAGGTCTCATCCCAATCTCAGATGAGAAGTTTGCAGTAGAATTACAGCTCCAAGAAGTCATATTTTCATCAATTCTCCTTATTCTTTCCACCCCATCTCTCGAAACTGCAATCATACCGTCGTCGGAGAATAACGACACGACTCCGACGGAATCTAACACGTTGGTTATAACCGAAACAGGCGAATCTTCAAGAAGCTTCTGCGACATATGCGTGGAGGTGAAACGGCCGCATGAAATGTTCATGAACAAGAACTGTTCTCATATGTTTTGCAACGATTGCATAAGCAATCACGTTGCGGTGAAGATCCAAGAAAGCATAGCAATGGTTATATGTCCTGGTTTGGAATGTAAAGGGGTTTTAGAACCTGATCTCTGCCGTCCAATCATCCCCACCCAAGTGTTCGAGAGGTGGGAAGCTGCTCTTTCCGAGTCGATGGTTCTTGGATCGCAGAAATTTTACTGCCCTTTCAAGGACTGTTCGACGCTTCTGATCGATGATGGAGGGGATGTCGTGAGACAATCAGAATGCCCGAATTGCCGGAGATTGTTCTGTGCACAGTGCAAGGTGGCATGGCACTCGGGCATTGGGTGTGAAGAGTATAAGGGATTGCATGAAGATGAGAAGGGGAGAGATGATCTGATGGTGATGGAGCTTGTTAAATCAAAGGAGTGGAAGAGATGTTCTCGCTGCAAGTTCTATGTGGAGAAGACAGAAGGTTGTATGCATATGACTTGCAG GTGCGGGTTTCAGTTTTGCTATCGATGCGGATTGACGTGGTCGTTGATCCACTCATGTAGCTGCAACACAACGTAG